A genomic segment from Equus przewalskii isolate Varuska chromosome X, EquPr2, whole genome shotgun sequence encodes:
- the NDUFB11 gene encoding NADH dehydrogenase [ubiquinone] 1 beta subcomplex subunit 11, mitochondrial, with protein sequence MAAGLLGLCTRRLLAAAATRGIPAARVRWESSSSRAVIAPSAVVGKRGPEPTTRWQEDPDTEDENLYEKNPDSHGYDKDPAVDLWNMRVVFFFGFSIVLVLGSTFVAYLPDYRMREWARREAERLVKYREANGLPLMESNCFDPSKIELPEDED encoded by the exons ATGGCGGCCGGGctgttaggtttgtgcactcgcCGCCTTTTGGCAGCAGCGGCGACGCGAGGGATCCCGGCTGCCCGTGTTCGCTGGGAATCCAGCTCCTCCCGGGCTGTGATCGCCCCGTCCGCTGTGGTGGGGAAGCGGGGGCCAGAACCGACTACACGCTGGCAGGAAGACCCAGATACCGAGGACGAAAACCTCTATGAGAAG AACCCAGACTCCCACGGTTATGACAAGGACCCTGCTGTGGACCTCTGGAACATGCGAGTTGTCTTCTTCTTTGGCTTCTCCATCGTCTTGGTCCTTGGAAGCACCTTTGTGGCTTATCTGCCCGACTACAG GATGCGCGAGTGGGCCCGCCGGGAAGCTGAGAGGCTTGTGAAATACCGAGAGGCCAATGGCCTCCCCCTCATGGAATCCAACTGCTTTGACCCCAGCAAGATTGAGCTGCCGGAGGATGAGGACTGA